A genomic stretch from Pomacea canaliculata isolate SZHN2017 linkage group LG2, ASM307304v1, whole genome shotgun sequence includes:
- the LOC112557766 gene encoding uncharacterized protein LOC112557766 isoform X2: MQVAAWWTWMLGVSVTVTVTASVTASAAVGFHGDTQALRFQPPRRQTRDVVMVEPARYRAEPPGSRAELQGSRQETAVWSSGKAISATTVVLASLVTSTSLVLCVWFAAKARLQCSRKLRMNLSVPKPQCFRRCLGAIRRLRQDTGNDDDDDDDSSFYTDVAVAPDDCLTQAAVSPTCHAASVSGGPDYTDVAFPGVRDYTEVTLSPGPHYADVQVVSGSRGSDNAAAGLSSKGSRVLFVRDYSEVKDVSSDRVGISGRPEYAEVYKPHHGGRMDTLGTPEYTEVYKPHHGSRMDTLGTPEYTEVYKPHYGSRMDTLGTPEYTEVYKPHHGGRVVMLDDREYTEVDVSPVDGRVFVPGGYDYTDVMVSRGNGQMLMSGGHEYTEVELSRTDDYTEVVVPPEDCRVVMSGALENRGVGLFRAMAGVDVPDDLHYAEACVTDVRTGAATQGPEQYSHLEKCAPRGTLQGVPRAYNHVVVVRARHQACDDRGQAAGVVKLTSDTEYDVSSVTSEGCRVKVIAQQYDTLNKQFPPGPANT; the protein is encoded by the exons CTGTCGGTTTCCATGGAGACACACAAGCTTTACGCTTCCAGCCACCGAGAAGACAAACAAGGGATGTTGTTATGGTGGAGCCTGCAAGATACAGGGCAGAGCCTCCAGGGTCCAGGGCAGAGCTTCAAGGATCCAGGCAAGAGACTGCAGTTTGGAGCAGCG GAAAAGCAATTTCCGCTACAACTGTTGTGCTTGCCTCCCTTGTGACCAGCACGAGCCTCGTCCTCTGTGTCTG GTTCGCAGCCAAAGCTCGCCTGCAGTGCTCCAGGAAGCTGCGGATGAATCTGTCTGTGCCAAAGCCGCAGTGTTTCAGGAGATGTCTAGGAGCAATCAGGAGGTTGAGGCAGGACACcggcaatgatgatgatgatgatgatgacagcagctTCTACACCGACGTGGCGGTGGCACCTGACGACTGCCTCACACAAGCGGCGGTGTCCCCTACCTGCCACGCGGCAAGTGTGTCGGGTGGACCGGACTACACTGACGTGGCTTTCCCGGGTGTCCGTGACTACACCGAGGTCACTCTCTCGCCTGGACCGCACTACGCGGATGTGCAAGTGGTGAGTGGGTCACGTGGCTCTGACAATGCAGCTGCTGGTCTGTCCAGTAAAGGTAGTCGGGTACTCTTTGTGAGGGACTATTCGGAAGTCAAAGACGTGAGCAGTGACCGAGTGGGCATTTCGGGTAGGCCGGAGTATGCCGAAGTCTACAAACCTCACCATGGTGGCCGGATGGATACCTTGGGTACGCCTGAGTACACCGAAGTCTACAAACCTCATCATGGTAGTCGGATGGATACCTTGGGTACGCCTGAGTACACCGAAGTCTACAAACCTCATTATGGTAGTCGGATGGATACCTTGGGTACGCCTGAATACACCGAAGTCTACAAACCTCACCATGGTGGTCGGGTAGTCATGCTCGACGACCGTGAGTACACTGAGGTAGATGTGTCACCTGTAGATGGTCGGGTGTTTGTCCCGGGTGGGTATGATTACACTGATGTCATGGTTTCTAGAGGAAACGGTCAGATGCTTATGTCGGGTGGCCACGAGTACACGGAAGTAGAATTGTCGAGGACAGATGACTACACAGAGGTCGTTGTCCCTCCTGAGGACTGTCGGGTGGTCATGTCGGGTGCCCTTGAGAACCGGGGGGTGGGTCTTTTTAGGGCCATGGCTGGGGTGGACGTACCGGACGACCTACATTACGCCGAGGCCTGTGTGACAGACGTGAGGACGGGTGCTGCCACCCAAGGACCTGAGCAGTACAGCCACCTGGAGAAGTGCGCACCCAGGGGCACACTACAGGGTGTGCCGCGCGCCTATAACCACGTGGTGGTCGTAAGGGCCAGACATCAGGCGTGTGATGACAGGGGCCAGGCTGCTGGTGTGGTCAAGCTGACCTCTGACACTGAGTACGATGTCAGCTCCGTCACGAGTGAGGGATGTCGGGTGAAGGTCATCGCACAGCAGTACGACACACTCAACAAACagtttccacccggtcctgccAACACGTga
- the LOC112557766 gene encoding uncharacterized protein LOC112557766 isoform X1 produces the protein MCVAANITSITVCPWVVQCGENICVDCAEVMMLSEYVYTDTIMFNMLSYCPTVLLSVAHCGLHGVSRDSGEKDTMTTHLTLVSVTAVGFHGDTQALRFQPPRRQTRDVVMVEPARYRAEPPGSRAELQGSRQETAVWSSGKAISATTVVLASLVTSTSLVLCVWFAAKARLQCSRKLRMNLSVPKPQCFRRCLGAIRRLRQDTGNDDDDDDDSSFYTDVAVAPDDCLTQAAVSPTCHAASVSGGPDYTDVAFPGVRDYTEVTLSPGPHYADVQVVSGSRGSDNAAAGLSSKGSRVLFVRDYSEVKDVSSDRVGISGRPEYAEVYKPHHGGRMDTLGTPEYTEVYKPHHGSRMDTLGTPEYTEVYKPHYGSRMDTLGTPEYTEVYKPHHGGRVVMLDDREYTEVDVSPVDGRVFVPGGYDYTDVMVSRGNGQMLMSGGHEYTEVELSRTDDYTEVVVPPEDCRVVMSGALENRGVGLFRAMAGVDVPDDLHYAEACVTDVRTGAATQGPEQYSHLEKCAPRGTLQGVPRAYNHVVVVRARHQACDDRGQAAGVVKLTSDTEYDVSSVTSEGCRVKVIAQQYDTLNKQFPPGPANT, from the exons atgtgtgtggcagCTAATATCACATCCATTACCGTTTGCCCTTGGGTCGTCCAATgtggtgaaaatatttgtgttgattgtGCTGAGGTCATGATGCTCTCCGAGTATGTATATACAGACACCATTATGTTCAACATGCTGTCCTACTGTCCTACTGTCCTACTGTCTGTGGCACATTGTGGTCTGCATGgtgtatcacgtgacagtgGAGAGAAGGACACGATGACGACACATCTGACTCTAGTGTCTGTAACAGCTGTCGGTTTCCATGGAGACACACAAGCTTTACGCTTCCAGCCACCGAGAAGACAAACAAGGGATGTTGTTATGGTGGAGCCTGCAAGATACAGGGCAGAGCCTCCAGGGTCCAGGGCAGAGCTTCAAGGATCCAGGCAAGAGACTGCAGTTTGGAGCAGCG GAAAAGCAATTTCCGCTACAACTGTTGTGCTTGCCTCCCTTGTGACCAGCACGAGCCTCGTCCTCTGTGTCTG GTTCGCAGCCAAAGCTCGCCTGCAGTGCTCCAGGAAGCTGCGGATGAATCTGTCTGTGCCAAAGCCGCAGTGTTTCAGGAGATGTCTAGGAGCAATCAGGAGGTTGAGGCAGGACACcggcaatgatgatgatgatgatgatgacagcagctTCTACACCGACGTGGCGGTGGCACCTGACGACTGCCTCACACAAGCGGCGGTGTCCCCTACCTGCCACGCGGCAAGTGTGTCGGGTGGACCGGACTACACTGACGTGGCTTTCCCGGGTGTCCGTGACTACACCGAGGTCACTCTCTCGCCTGGACCGCACTACGCGGATGTGCAAGTGGTGAGTGGGTCACGTGGCTCTGACAATGCAGCTGCTGGTCTGTCCAGTAAAGGTAGTCGGGTACTCTTTGTGAGGGACTATTCGGAAGTCAAAGACGTGAGCAGTGACCGAGTGGGCATTTCGGGTAGGCCGGAGTATGCCGAAGTCTACAAACCTCACCATGGTGGCCGGATGGATACCTTGGGTACGCCTGAGTACACCGAAGTCTACAAACCTCATCATGGTAGTCGGATGGATACCTTGGGTACGCCTGAGTACACCGAAGTCTACAAACCTCATTATGGTAGTCGGATGGATACCTTGGGTACGCCTGAATACACCGAAGTCTACAAACCTCACCATGGTGGTCGGGTAGTCATGCTCGACGACCGTGAGTACACTGAGGTAGATGTGTCACCTGTAGATGGTCGGGTGTTTGTCCCGGGTGGGTATGATTACACTGATGTCATGGTTTCTAGAGGAAACGGTCAGATGCTTATGTCGGGTGGCCACGAGTACACGGAAGTAGAATTGTCGAGGACAGATGACTACACAGAGGTCGTTGTCCCTCCTGAGGACTGTCGGGTGGTCATGTCGGGTGCCCTTGAGAACCGGGGGGTGGGTCTTTTTAGGGCCATGGCTGGGGTGGACGTACCGGACGACCTACATTACGCCGAGGCCTGTGTGACAGACGTGAGGACGGGTGCTGCCACCCAAGGACCTGAGCAGTACAGCCACCTGGAGAAGTGCGCACCCAGGGGCACACTACAGGGTGTGCCGCGCGCCTATAACCACGTGGTGGTCGTAAGGGCCAGACATCAGGCGTGTGATGACAGGGGCCAGGCTGCTGGTGTGGTCAAGCTGACCTCTGACACTGAGTACGATGTCAGCTCCGTCACGAGTGAGGGATGTCGGGTGAAGGTCATCGCACAGCAGTACGACACACTCAACAAACagtttccacccggtcctgccAACACGTga
- the LOC112557766 gene encoding uncharacterized protein LOC112557766 isoform X3 — MQVAAWWTWMLGVSVTVTVTASVTASAGKAISATTVVLASLVTSTSLVLCVWFAAKARLQCSRKLRMNLSVPKPQCFRRCLGAIRRLRQDTGNDDDDDDDSSFYTDVAVAPDDCLTQAAVSPTCHAASVSGGPDYTDVAFPGVRDYTEVTLSPGPHYADVQVVSGSRGSDNAAAGLSSKGSRVLFVRDYSEVKDVSSDRVGISGRPEYAEVYKPHHGGRMDTLGTPEYTEVYKPHHGSRMDTLGTPEYTEVYKPHYGSRMDTLGTPEYTEVYKPHHGGRVVMLDDREYTEVDVSPVDGRVFVPGGYDYTDVMVSRGNGQMLMSGGHEYTEVELSRTDDYTEVVVPPEDCRVVMSGALENRGVGLFRAMAGVDVPDDLHYAEACVTDVRTGAATQGPEQYSHLEKCAPRGTLQGVPRAYNHVVVVRARHQACDDRGQAAGVVKLTSDTEYDVSSVTSEGCRVKVIAQQYDTLNKQFPPGPANT; from the exons GAAAAGCAATTTCCGCTACAACTGTTGTGCTTGCCTCCCTTGTGACCAGCACGAGCCTCGTCCTCTGTGTCTG GTTCGCAGCCAAAGCTCGCCTGCAGTGCTCCAGGAAGCTGCGGATGAATCTGTCTGTGCCAAAGCCGCAGTGTTTCAGGAGATGTCTAGGAGCAATCAGGAGGTTGAGGCAGGACACcggcaatgatgatgatgatgatgatgacagcagctTCTACACCGACGTGGCGGTGGCACCTGACGACTGCCTCACACAAGCGGCGGTGTCCCCTACCTGCCACGCGGCAAGTGTGTCGGGTGGACCGGACTACACTGACGTGGCTTTCCCGGGTGTCCGTGACTACACCGAGGTCACTCTCTCGCCTGGACCGCACTACGCGGATGTGCAAGTGGTGAGTGGGTCACGTGGCTCTGACAATGCAGCTGCTGGTCTGTCCAGTAAAGGTAGTCGGGTACTCTTTGTGAGGGACTATTCGGAAGTCAAAGACGTGAGCAGTGACCGAGTGGGCATTTCGGGTAGGCCGGAGTATGCCGAAGTCTACAAACCTCACCATGGTGGCCGGATGGATACCTTGGGTACGCCTGAGTACACCGAAGTCTACAAACCTCATCATGGTAGTCGGATGGATACCTTGGGTACGCCTGAGTACACCGAAGTCTACAAACCTCATTATGGTAGTCGGATGGATACCTTGGGTACGCCTGAATACACCGAAGTCTACAAACCTCACCATGGTGGTCGGGTAGTCATGCTCGACGACCGTGAGTACACTGAGGTAGATGTGTCACCTGTAGATGGTCGGGTGTTTGTCCCGGGTGGGTATGATTACACTGATGTCATGGTTTCTAGAGGAAACGGTCAGATGCTTATGTCGGGTGGCCACGAGTACACGGAAGTAGAATTGTCGAGGACAGATGACTACACAGAGGTCGTTGTCCCTCCTGAGGACTGTCGGGTGGTCATGTCGGGTGCCCTTGAGAACCGGGGGGTGGGTCTTTTTAGGGCCATGGCTGGGGTGGACGTACCGGACGACCTACATTACGCCGAGGCCTGTGTGACAGACGTGAGGACGGGTGCTGCCACCCAAGGACCTGAGCAGTACAGCCACCTGGAGAAGTGCGCACCCAGGGGCACACTACAGGGTGTGCCGCGCGCCTATAACCACGTGGTGGTCGTAAGGGCCAGACATCAGGCGTGTGATGACAGGGGCCAGGCTGCTGGTGTGGTCAAGCTGACCTCTGACACTGAGTACGATGTCAGCTCCGTCACGAGTGAGGGATGTCGGGTGAAGGTCATCGCACAGCAGTACGACACACTCAACAAACagtttccacccggtcctgccAACACGTga